The Glycine soja cultivar W05 chromosome 6, ASM419377v2, whole genome shotgun sequence genome has a window encoding:
- the LOC114417430 gene encoding 21 kDa protein-like, with product MARISNWSLVFLLISTLLHIEPSLSSPSPSPSPSPFIKSSCSSTQYPALCVSSLSVYASSIQQDPHQLVQTALSLSLNRTQATKTFVANCNKFRGLKPREHAALKDCAEEISDSVDRLSRSLKELKLCKVKGEDFTWHISNVETWVSSALTDESTCGDGFSGKALNGKIKDSIRARMLNVAQVTSNALSLINHYAAQH from the coding sequence ATGGCAAGAATATCAAATTGGTCTCTTGTCTTCCTCCTCATCTCTACACTACTCCACATAGAGCCCAGCCtctcaagcccaagcccaagcccaagcccaagccCGTTCATAAAATCCTCCTGCAGCAGCACCCAGTACCCAGCCCTCTGCGTCTCATCCCTCTCCGTCTACGCCTCCAGCATCCAACAGGACCCTCACCAACTGGTTCAGACAGCACTCTCCCTCTCCCTGAACCGCACCCAAGCCACCAAAACCTTCGTGGCTAACTGCAACAAATTCAGAGGCCTGAAACCCAGAGAGCACGCTGCACTCAAGGACTGCGCCGAGGAAATCAGCGACAGCGTTGACCGCCTCAGCCGGTCGCTGAAGGAGCTCAAGCTATGTAAGGTTAAGGGTGAGGACTTCACGTGGCACATTAGCAACGTGGAGACATGGGTCAGTTCTGCTTTGACCGATGAGAGCACTTGCGGCGATGGATTCTCCGGGAAGGCGCTGAATGGGAAGATCAAGGACTCTATTAGGGCTAGGATGCTCAATGTTGCTCAGGTTACTAGCAATGCTCTCTCGCTTATTAACCACTATGCTGCACAACACTAG
- the LOC114417429 gene encoding pectinesterase inhibitor 4-like: protein METNYTLKLASYKVLTIVAFILLAISNIISACDNSTIPTNSTQTKNDYAATNYRNKTIIPSKSNYTQTFKNYIKTSCNFTTYPSICYKTLSPYATKIEADPLKLCNVSLSLALKAAKSASSAISKILKKNNLTEIAEQVVQDCFGNVKDSIGELKDSLDAMGDLGGVDRKFQISNVQTWVSASITNDQTCSDGFDEMNVDSTLTDKMRKIVLDVARKTSNALYFINNNAY, encoded by the coding sequence ATGGAAACCAATTACACTTTGAAGCTAGCTTCCTACAAAGTTCTCACAATTGTTGCATTCATCCTTCTAGCCATCTCTAACATCATTTCAGCTTGTGACAATTCTACCATCCCCACAAATTCCACCCAAACCAAGAATGATTACGCTGCCACCAATTACCGAAACAAAACCATTATTCCATCCAAATCCAATTACACTCAAACCTTCAAAAACTACATTAAAACCTCTTGCAATTTCACCACATATCCATCAATATGCTACAAAACTCTATCCCCCTATGCTACAAAAATTGAAGCAGATCCTCTCAAGCTATGCAATGTGTCTCTCTCCCTAGCTTTAAAGGCAGCCAAGAGTGCATCCTCCGCCATATCAAAGATTCTGAAGAAAAACAATTTGACAGAAATTGCAGAACAAGTGGTGCAAGATTGTTTTGGCAATGTGAAGGATTCCATTGGTGAACTCAAAGATTCCCTTGATGCCATGGGGGATTTGGGTGGTGTTGATAGAAAGTTTCAGATTAGCAACGTACAGACATGGGTGAGTGCCTCTATTACCAATGATCAAACTTGCTCAGATGGGTTTGATGAGATGAACGTGGATTCCACTTTGACGGACAAAATGAGAAAGATTGTTTTGGATGTGGCAAGGAAGACTAGCAATGCTTTGTATTTCATCAACAACAATGcatactaa